Below is a window of Suricata suricatta isolate VVHF042 unplaced genomic scaffold, meerkat_22Aug2017_6uvM2_HiC HiC_scaffold_12245, whole genome shotgun sequence DNA.
TTCCAGGAAAAAAGGGCATTTCTGGCAGCCATGGAGACGCTCCCTTCGGAGCCCCGCCGCGGGACCCCGCAACTCCGCCCAAGCCCGTGCTCGTGCGGATTGTGGACTATCAGGTGACAGAGGAAGTCCTGTGGACCGCTTGGACTCAGGGTCGCATGACCCGGCGCACCGAGGAGCACTCCATGACCGCGGTCACTTTTCGCACCAATAGGGAGTGAAGCAGACTGTGGggcgccggccccgccccccgtccGAGAACCCCGGGCTCTTCTCGGCGTGGGGAGAGGCACCCCACGGTCCCCGAGGACTTGATTGCCCGAGGATATGAAACGGGAAAGGGGAGCCTAAGGAATGTTGCGGGCGGGGGGA
It encodes the following:
- the CUNH6orf141 gene encoding uncharacterized protein C6orf141 homolog, producing GGAPENRPVAKNLDCEPWVREKVLFLLHPERWLGTRGDSAREEVAGGEDLIQEAGDDREADRPSLFPGKKGISGSHGDAPFGAPPRDPATPPKPVLVRIVDYQVTEEVLWTAWTQGRMTRRTEEHSMTAVTFRTNRE